In Labrus mixtus unplaced genomic scaffold, fLabMix1.1 SCAFFOLD_106, whole genome shotgun sequence, one genomic interval encodes:
- the si:ch1073-184j22.2 gene encoding dual specificity protein phosphatase 18 isoform X1 yields the protein MSVSQITPTLFLGGADAPLNASLMSQKGITLIVNATINHACPAYPGVEFVRVPVSDLPSARLGDHFDRVAERIHGNHAGGTLVHCAAGMSRSPALVMAYLMRFRGVTLCRAHRWVQESRPYVRLNAGFWEQLLRYERKLYGKNTVRVAAVEETPPPPLTPRTQRWTRAMPPQQTNGLTQVPRSPVMSRASLISRSQLLTPTKKRNQIQQLQSLSN from the coding sequence atgtctgtctctcagaTCACCCCCACCCTGTTCCTGGGAGGGGCCGACGCCCCACTCAACGCCTCGCTGATGTCACAGAAAGGCATCACGCTGATCGTCAACGCCACCATTAACCACGCGTGCCCCGCATACCCAGGGGTGGAGTTTGTGCGGGTTCCCGTGTCGGACCTGCCCAGCGCTCGCCTTGGAGACCACTTTGACCGGGTGGCTGAGCGTATCCATGGAAACCATGCAGGTGGCACTCTGGTGCACTGTGCCGCAGGCATGAGCCGCTCCCCGGCGCTGGTGATGGCATACTTGATGCGTTTCAGAGGAGTGACTCTGTGCCGGGCGCACCGCTGGGTTCAGGAGAGTCGGCCGTACGTGCGTCTGAACGCTGGCTTCTGGGAGCAGCTGCTGCGGTACGAGAGGAAGCTGTATGGGAAAAATACTGTCAGGGTTGCTGCGGTCGAAGAGACGccaccaccgccactcacaccGAGGACGCAGAGGTGGACGCGGGCGATGCCGCCGCAGCAGACAAACGGGTTAACGCAGGTTCCAAGGTCACCTGTGATGAGCCGGGCGTCTCTGATTTCACGCTCACAGTTGCTGACTCCAACAAAGAAGAGGAACCAAATCCAGCAGCTTCAAAGTCTGAGCAATTAa
- the si:ch1073-184j22.2 gene encoding dual specificity protein phosphatase 18 isoform X2 produces MSQKGITLIVNATINHACPAYPGVEFVRVPVSDLPSARLGDHFDRVAERIHGNHAGGTLVHCAAGMSRSPALVMAYLMRFRGVTLCRAHRWVQESRPYVRLNAGFWEQLLRYERKLYGKNTVRVAAVEETPPPPLTPRTQRWTRAMPPQQTNGLTQVPRSPVMSRASLISRSQLLTPTKKRNQIQQLQSLSN; encoded by the coding sequence ATGTCACAGAAAGGCATCACGCTGATCGTCAACGCCACCATTAACCACGCGTGCCCCGCATACCCAGGGGTGGAGTTTGTGCGGGTTCCCGTGTCGGACCTGCCCAGCGCTCGCCTTGGAGACCACTTTGACCGGGTGGCTGAGCGTATCCATGGAAACCATGCAGGTGGCACTCTGGTGCACTGTGCCGCAGGCATGAGCCGCTCCCCGGCGCTGGTGATGGCATACTTGATGCGTTTCAGAGGAGTGACTCTGTGCCGGGCGCACCGCTGGGTTCAGGAGAGTCGGCCGTACGTGCGTCTGAACGCTGGCTTCTGGGAGCAGCTGCTGCGGTACGAGAGGAAGCTGTATGGGAAAAATACTGTCAGGGTTGCTGCGGTCGAAGAGACGccaccaccgccactcacaccGAGGACGCAGAGGTGGACGCGGGCGATGCCGCCGCAGCAGACAAACGGGTTAACGCAGGTTCCAAGGTCACCTGTGATGAGCCGGGCGTCTCTGATTTCACGCTCACAGTTGCTGACTCCAACAAAGAAGAGGAACCAAATCCAGCAGCTTCAAAGTCTGAGCAATTAa